A genomic segment from Nocardiopsis sp. Huas11 encodes:
- a CDS encoding WD40 repeat domain-containing serine/threonine protein kinase, with product MKPLTSTDPGHVGPNRVLAQLGAGGMGQVYLARTPTGHLAAVKVVRGELAQDQGFRARFSREVRTAQMVRGPFTPAVVAADPDAPVPWMATEYIPGPTLTEAVKANGPFPEASLRVLALGLAQALQAIHAAGLMHRDLKPGNVLLSPRGPQVIDFGIARAVEGTVLTRTGESFGTPAYASPELVLGQEQTPQSDVFSLAGIVVYAACGTPPFGRGPAPEVLHRVVGAEPDLGGIPSSALRALLERCLAKAPGDRPTSEEIVRTLSAEPLPSAEHGWLPSQVTRSITEREQELDAVVDAAPTAAMAGAGTGSRRRSRPVPRWLLVGGAAAVTLVLVAGVALAVLDPFREPEEEPGAEGEVPEGVAEPAEVTEQPTGPAFPGTVYDLHFTPDGSGLYVQTSQALTLWDWREGELLLDFQGSPGSVDVSDTGLLAAAYDGSVVVWNEDGEEVDSFEPDDAEDIVFFDATSISADGSRVSFVVLHDGGTSTHMIWNRDDDTIEYEREYDHQVSATHFGPDDEYLMLEHPEQTPAVEVTRAATGEVVAEFPSSPATAQDASFDPIYQAAFAPDRPIVAVHDGAQGIVLHDLASDETVIEISVPNTVHGLAFTPDGSQLLSSGSTFTDDVTGGRVWDAETGEEVTSGATVLYAEVTVHPDGETIVTAETEADDSTLLFLDPETLRETHELS from the coding sequence ATGAAACCCCTGACCTCCACCGACCCCGGCCACGTCGGCCCCAACCGCGTCCTCGCCCAGCTCGGGGCCGGCGGCATGGGCCAGGTCTACCTCGCCCGCACCCCCACCGGCCACCTCGCCGCCGTCAAGGTCGTGCGGGGTGAACTGGCGCAGGACCAGGGGTTCCGGGCCCGCTTCTCCCGCGAGGTCCGCACCGCGCAGATGGTCCGGGGCCCGTTCACACCCGCCGTGGTCGCCGCCGATCCCGATGCCCCCGTGCCGTGGATGGCCACCGAGTACATCCCGGGGCCCACGCTCACGGAAGCGGTGAAGGCGAACGGCCCCTTCCCGGAGGCGTCCCTGCGCGTTCTCGCGCTCGGGCTGGCTCAGGCCCTCCAGGCGATCCACGCGGCCGGACTCATGCACCGCGACCTCAAGCCAGGCAACGTCCTGTTGTCGCCGCGCGGACCGCAGGTCATCGACTTCGGCATCGCCCGCGCCGTCGAGGGCACCGTCCTGACCCGCACGGGCGAGTCCTTCGGCACCCCGGCCTACGCCTCCCCCGAACTGGTGCTCGGCCAGGAGCAGACGCCCCAGAGCGACGTGTTCTCCCTCGCCGGGATCGTGGTCTACGCGGCCTGTGGGACGCCCCCGTTCGGCCGCGGTCCGGCTCCGGAGGTGCTGCACCGCGTCGTCGGCGCGGAGCCCGACCTCGGTGGGATCCCGTCCAGCGCCCTGCGCGCACTGCTGGAGCGCTGCCTGGCCAAGGCCCCCGGTGACCGGCCGACCTCGGAGGAGATCGTGCGGACGCTGTCCGCCGAGCCCCTGCCGTCGGCGGAGCACGGCTGGCTGCCCTCGCAGGTGACCCGGTCCATCACCGAACGCGAGCAGGAACTCGACGCGGTCGTGGACGCGGCGCCCACCGCGGCCATGGCAGGTGCCGGGACCGGGAGCCGGCGCAGGAGCCGGCCCGTCCCCCGATGGCTGCTCGTCGGAGGCGCCGCCGCCGTCACCCTCGTACTCGTGGCGGGGGTCGCTCTGGCCGTCCTCGACCCGTTTCGGGAGCCGGAGGAGGAGCCCGGCGCCGAGGGAGAGGTCCCGGAGGGCGTCGCGGAGCCGGCGGAGGTGACGGAGCAGCCGACCGGACCGGCCTTCCCCGGCACGGTCTACGACCTGCACTTCACCCCCGACGGCAGCGGGCTCTATGTCCAGACGAGCCAGGCGCTCACCCTCTGGGACTGGCGTGAGGGCGAGCTGCTCCTCGACTTCCAGGGCTCACCGGGCTCCGTCGACGTCAGCGACACCGGCCTGCTCGCCGCGGCCTACGACGGCTCCGTCGTGGTCTGGAACGAGGACGGCGAGGAGGTCGACTCCTTCGAGCCCGACGATGCGGAGGACATCGTCTTCTTCGACGCCACCTCGATCTCCGCCGACGGGTCACGGGTGTCCTTCGTCGTCCTGCACGACGGTGGGACGTCCACCCACATGATCTGGAACCGCGACGACGACACCATCGAGTACGAGCGGGAGTACGACCACCAGGTCTCGGCCACGCACTTCGGCCCGGACGACGAGTACCTGATGCTGGAGCACCCCGAGCAGACCCCGGCCGTCGAGGTGACGCGAGCCGCGACCGGCGAGGTCGTCGCGGAGTTCCCCTCGTCCCCGGCCACGGCGCAGGACGCGTCCTTCGACCCCATCTACCAGGCGGCCTTCGCCCCGGACCGGCCGATCGTCGCCGTCCACGACGGCGCCCAGGGCATCGTCCTGCACGACCTCGCCTCGGATGAGACGGTCATCGAGATCAGCGTGCCGAACACGGTGCACGGCCTCGCCTTCACCCCGGACGGCTCGCAGCTGCTGAGCTCCGGATCGACCTTCACCGACGATGTCACTGGCGGGCGCGTCTGGGACGCGGAGACCGGCGAGGAGGTCACCTCGGGAGCCACCGTCCTCTACGCGGAGGTGACCGTTCACCCCGACGGTGAGACCATCGTGACCGCGGAGACGGAAGCGGACGACTCGACGCTGCTCTTCCTCGACCCCGAGACCCTTCGCGAAACCCACGAGCTCTCCTGA